The genomic DNA AATAATGTTGTTCACTCATCTTATACtcatatttgtggccaaagcatacatttgagaaaaaaatacttaaaaaaccccacctcaaacttgtatctcaaaaaGACAATTTCAATAATACATATGAGAATAAATATTTGTACAGGAAGTAACACAGAGCAACAAAACATTCCACTTGAACAATACTTGTGGGATACACACAATCCATCCATATCAGTGAATAGAGGAAGCGAACATTCATTAATTCTCTGCTCAGCTCTAACAATCAGTTGGGAACATATTCCCTAGTTTCCTGAAGAATCTTGATTTCtgagtacactatatatacaaaggtatgtagacacgccttcaaattagtggattcggctatttcagcaacacccgttgctgacagttgtataaaatcgagcacacagccatgtaatctccataaacaaacattggcagtagaatggccttactgaagagctcactaACTTTCAACAtggtaccgtcataggatgccacctttccaacaagtcagttcgtcaactttccgccctgctagagctgccctggtcaactgtaagtgctgttattgtgaagtggaaacgtctaggagcaacaacggctcaaagtgaagtggtaggccacacaagctcacagaacggtaccggcaagtgctgaagcgcgtagtgtgtaaaaatcgtctgtcctcggttgcaacactcactaccgagttccaaactgcctggaagcaacgtcagcacaagaacagttcatcgggagcttcacgaaatgggtttcaatggccgagcagccacacacaagcctaagatcaccatgcgcaatgccaagcgtcagctggagtggtgtaaagcttgccaccattggactctggagcagtggaaacacattctctggagtgatgaatcacgcttcaccatctggcagtccgatggccgaatctgggtttggcggatgccaggagaacgctacctgcccgaatgcatagttacaactgttaagtttggtggaggaggaataatggtctggggctgtttttcatggttcgggctaggcctcttagtttcagtgaagggaaatcttaacattacagcatacaatgacattttagacgattctgtgcatattcgcccaacatcagtgtccgacctcactaatgctcttgtggctgaatgaaagcaagtccccacagcaatgttccaacatctagtggaaagccttcccagaagagtggaggctgttatagcaacaagggggggcaactccatattaatgcccatgatgttGGAATGTTCGACGaacatgtgtccacatacttttgttcatgtagtgtatgtgggaGACATTCGTCAGACTGTGTTTTATAAACTGTACTGTTACATATTGAGTGGTTTCTCTCATACAAAGCACTCAGACACAGTCAATAGCAGTTCTCTCTTTGTTCATTGGTGTCATTTCCCTTCTAGCCTTTCATTTCCTCTCCTGATAGGCTCCACCACACCatagtctcacacacacagtcttgcgcagctaaccttgttgggacatacaattcagtcccattcaaaatcctattttccctaaactccaaccctaaccctaaaccgtacccttaccttaacccaaaaaccaaaccttatttatttatttatttcacctttatttaaccaggtaagccagttgagaacaagttctcatttacaactgcgacctggccaagataaagcaaagcagtgcgataaaaacaacaacacagagttacatatggggtaaaaaaacaaagtcaaaaaatacaacagaaaatatatatacagtgtgtgcaaatgtagtaagttatggaggtaaggcaataaataggctatagtgcaaaataattacaattagtattaacactggaatgctagatgtgcaagagattatgtgcaaatagagatactggggtgcaaaagagcaaaataaataacaatatagggatgaggtagttgggtgggctaataaccctaaccctaaacctagctcctaaccctaaacctaattctaaccctatttctaaccttaaccctaaaccccctagaaatagcattttaccttgtggggaccaacaaaatgtccccagttggtcaaatttttcttggtatactattcttgtggggacttctggtccccacaagtatagttaaataCGTCCataaacgcgcacacacacacacactccgcaaTATCccaatacacacaggcacacatactACAGTATGCCCAAACATCACTCCTCAATTAAAAGGAATGAATGAGTCCTTAATTAAAAGGAACATAGAACATAGTTGAAGCACAAATGTTTATTTAAAGTGATACTGTTGTAGATCTCTATGGGGAAGTGTGTTGGCCAGTAAGGTCTGGCCAGTGTTCACACACAGTAGTGCTTTGTCAAGGTCTCCTTCCTGCACCACTATCACCACAAGAGTCCTGTGTGCttgtgtttgtatttgtgtgtgtgtgtgtgtgtgtgtgactggtaaactaaaaaaaaaaaaaaaaaaagatattgtaaagtggttatcccactggctatagggtgaatgcacctatttgtaagtcgctctggataagagcgtctgctaaatgacgtaaatgtaaatgtaaactcatAGCTATACTTGCAATCACTGCCAGGTATTGTGGTGCAATAATTTCCATGATAAtatagaatgttcattcaaatgatgctaactgatgtggctcatgtaATGTCAGATgtgttgaatcaacaaatcacagcacatattgatgggtacacttcctaCTTTTACTccctgctttgctcctatgggtacactcgcaatggccgccagtccCTCCATTATGCCATCGTTGACTTTAATGAGGCCGCCcgttctatttctatggcagcatGCGGAGGCCGCGGTAATTTGGCTGGCCATTtaccgtcatccaaaattccatgactgtCACAGCCCTAATGGGAACCTAGCGCAGCATGGGAATCGAGCACATGAGGACAATGTGGGAGTAAAAGATGAATTACACTGTGGGCGTAACCTTCAGGCTCAGAGTTCAACTTCTTCTTCACTATACTCCCAATTGTCTAACCTGTCTTTGAACTGTctttgtccattattcttttgCGAGAGGCCTTTTTGACCTCCTCTAGTTATAGGAACATCAtctatgtacatactgtatgcatTTCCCCAAATCATCCCACAGCCACCTGACATAGCTCTCTCTTCTGTGTTGCAGGAGACCAATGAACAGAAGCTGTACAAGATCGCTAATGAGCTCCTGAAGACAGAGAGGGCCTACGTCACACGGCTCAAGCTGCTGGACCAGGTGAGTGTGTCCCGCTGTCCGTCCAGGGTCCTGTCACTTTAGGATCCTGTTCAGTAGGTAGAAAACATTTTGTAACTGTGACAAACAAGGAGGTATTACCTAAACTTGTCCAATAACAGAATGTGTTGATACGGTGTGTCCTACTGAACACTGACCCAGGTCTACCTCAGAATGAAAAGAAGGCTGTGTTCATTATTATGATCGATTCAGTGTGGTTTAACTCACCTGGCCATGTTGTTGTGCCACCATGCAGGTGTTCTGTGCCAAGCTGATGGAAGAAGCTCTGAAGGGCACGTTCCCCGTGGACGTGGTGAAGAACATCTTCTCCAACATCTCCTCCATCAACACCTTTCACAACCAGTTCCTCCTGCCTGACCTGGAGAAACGCATGGGAGAATGGTGAGCTTCACATGACTAGCCAGTGGCCACAGATTCAGTGCACAAACTCACAGATCTCACCTTTGAGAATGCATGAAAATACGATAAAAGGCAATAGCTAAATTACAATTCAGACTGACTCATTCAGAATCAGACTCACTCAGACACAATTACAGTATATTTTTTTACTTCGATTTTTggtggagatggagaggtgaatccaacatataaataattaatttgtagacaaaactggaattaaagatagactaagtcagtggcacagattgAACGagccaagcagaagatacatctcctcaAATGGTGacatttggttgcgttgacaactaAACACAATTCCATACCACCTAAATATCCTCATTACaattgaaatcaaccaaagcttgaaaccctaggcctattgtaTTGTCTGTTTTTAGTTTaattctgggttgaattgaaacaatagctgtgcAAATGCTATAATGattgataaagtatggtcacatttaatttgctctgttaaacctaccctttggaatggcTTTGATAGCAacagttaaagctgcaatatgtaactttttgggcgacccgcccaaattcacatagaaatgtgtattATAGATCTGTCGTTCTCATTGaacgcaagtctaagaagcggtagatctgttatgtgcactatttctatgcttcccgttcttaagttacATTTTTACGTCTTTTGCTTTCGGGTTTGttcaccagcttcaaacagctgaaaatacaatattatttggttatggaaaatatatttcacagagttttagatggtacaatgattctctacactatacttgcttattTTGTCACTTAAACTGAAATTAAGCAAACTATTAAAATTTTAGCAGGAAATGGCGGAGTAACCAGTATTTCAtttttaagtggagatctctcaacaatcattctcaagatagcacattggtaatagtcagtgacaaatatcaaagctaaacAGGGCTGgacttggttaaaaccctggatgggagagcaacgggatagctgtagatagatccaGCCTTTTGTtattttttctgatagtggatataatgttgaagatctgacattgttttgAAGGTACATATTcaatatattttatacaaggtttgtctatgttaaaATTTGGTTCACCCTCTAAACAACAGtttacattgatgacttttttcaaatcaaatgtattttccacgtagattccacgtcacaatacgttgacaaattatgttaaaacaatgttgattcaaccagtttatgCCCAGTGGGTCTCTACTTGGTGGAGTTCCAGGGTTGAGGGATGGTTACCTTATGGTCCCTATCTAACTGgcacccccccctccctctctacaggGAGTCTACCCCTCGCTTGGGGGACATCCTGCAGAATCTCACGCCCTTCCTGAAGATGTATGCTGAGTATGTGAAGAACTTTGACAAGGCCATGGAGCTGCTGAAACAGTGGACAGACCGCTCGCCACAGTTCAAAGCCATCATCCAGGACATACAGGTACTAGTGTAGATTCTAAACATTGGTGTGATTCAGAAGTGCACAGGTCTGCAGTTGTGGATTAACAAATTAGTTGTATAGGAATTATATAATTCCATATAAATTCTAGGAATTACATGATCTGAGTTTTGAACTATAGCACCGCAATCATTTACCTGTGGATATACATATATTTGCTGCGAGCCGAGGACTCTCATTTGGTTTACTAGGAGAAAGCCTCAAAATCTATCGATATCTGAATATTGATTTGTACTATAAATAGTCATGGAACAATCAATGAATTTACGGTTGTGTCCACTGATCCTGTTGAATGGATATGCCTCAAACAATTTAAGTGACAGTGGACTATTTTGCCGTGTGTTTGTCAGAGTCAGGAGGCATGTGGCAGTCTGACGCTCCAACACCACATGTTGGAGCCTGTACAGAGAGTTCCCCGCTACGAGATGCTGCTCAAAGACTACCTGAAGAAACTGCCTCAGGACGACCCCGACCGCCGAGATGCAGAGAGTGAGTACAACACTGGAAATCCACAGGAGTGCTTTTTGCTATTCATAGTCGAACACAGTAGAGCAGGAGTCCATGTAACTCATTTCGACAGACTTTCTTGACATTATAATCATGTATAATTTACTTCACataaaaaatgtaagacattcGAATCCTCCAGTGCCCAGTAAAAACATTTGCCTTAcgttgaaaataaaataaactgttgTTCACAATTGTAGAAAATTTTTATTACAACGGTCAAAGTTAATCATCCCTTCATTCTGTGTTTCTCAGAGTCATTGGACATCATTGCCATGGCAGCCACACACTCCAACAGTGCCATTCGAAAATCTGTGAGTACAGTCCCACTGATCGGACACCACTCTTATAATCTGAAATCAAATCGGGGCCCGTATTCAAAAAGCttgtcagagtaggagtgctgatctaggataagtTTTGTCTTTAAGATTTTAAtgaataagactacatggacaggggggacctgattttagatcagcactcctactctgagaagctttTTTGGCTAGTGCTTGAACCCAACCAAACTTTTTGAACCccttcccttctcaggagaatcTGAAGAAGCTGCTGGAGATCTATGAGatgctgggggaggaggaggacatcgTCAACGCCGCCAATGAGTTCATCAAGGAGGGACACATCCTGAAGCTGGCTGCCAGGAACACCTCAGCTATGGAGAGATACCTCTTCCTGGTGAgaaactcacacagacacacacatgcatgcgagCACGcaaacatacatatacatacatacacacacacatttcacttTATCAGTATACTCAACCAAGTGGAGTCTGGAGCAATATATAGCAAAACAAGCATTAATCACAGGTGTTTCTTTGTTTCCCCCTCAGTTCAACAACATGCTGTTGTACTGCGTGCCCAAATTCAGCCTGGGAGGGCCCAAGTACACAGTGCGCACCCGCATCGGCATCGAGGGCATGAAGGTGCTGGAGACCATCAACGAGGACTACCCTCACACCTTCCAGGTGTCTGGCAAGGAGAGGACTCTGGAGCTGCAAGCCAGGCAAGATCTCAATCCACCCCATACTACACCCTTAATACACCCTATAGAGCCATACATAGATATCTGCCATAGTTCTCAAGATAAGTGTTCTACTCCACCCTATGGCCATATGTATAAAAACTATTTACAGCCATGATTTTCAAAATAGCTGTTAACTGTATTCTACAGTCCCATGGCCTATTGCTAACAATATGGATAACTTTACCACCCAAATTCTCTGCAAACCCTATGGGGGCTTAGTGTATGATAAGTGCACTACTACAGCTCatgataatataatatgccatttagcagacgcttttatccaaagcgacttacagtcatgtgtgcatacatttttacgtatgggtggtcccggggatcgaacccactaccctggcgttacaagcgccatgctctaccaattgagctacagaggaccacataaacaGTAGCGTAACATAACATTCTATAGATCAGAGTCATTGTGGTTACCCCAACCCACAGCTCAGCTCACTACATAGCAGTTACACCACAATCCCACAATTGACAAAATAACTCACTACGGTTGTTGTTTTTCTTTTTCAGCTCTGAACAAGACAAGGACAATTGGATAAAGGTACATAATGACATTCTTTTTGGTATACACTATCTTATAGTTATATTTCCTGTGTGCTCAGTAGATTTGGGTGTGTATTACTGACaatgtctctgtctgtgtatgtgtggccTGCAGGCTTTCCAGGAAACCATTGAGATCTTCCATCAGAAGAACGAGACGTTCAAGTCAGCCTCCAAAGACGTGGAGGAAGTGTCAGTGAGTGTCACCACAATGAACATGACCTCTGACTCCTCTATCACTAGGTCCTGTCTCTGTGCCAATGACCTTCTCGTGTCTGAGCTACATGTGTTTGTATGTATTGTAATCTAGACGGCAGAGCTGGGGAAACGTGCCCCTCGCTGGATTCGGGACAACGAGGTGACAATGTGTATGAAGTGTAAAGAGCCCTTCAATGCGTTGACACGACGGAGACACCACTGTCGAGCCTGCGGATATGTGAGTGAGAAGCGTCCGTTCGACACCATTCTCTCTCTCAGCACCCATTATAACATGTCTATACTATATGCTATACTCAACCCATTTGACGGCTGGCGGTTTGGCTAATTTACCCTGTATGTCATTCATTCAGGATTAGACTGATGTTTCTTCTGTCCCTGTATCAGGTTGTGTGTTGGAAGTGCTCAGACAATAAAGTGGCCCTGGAGTACGACAGCAACAAGATCAACAAGGTGTGTAAGGACTGCTACTCCATCCTGACTGGAGAGGAGAAGGCAGAGGGCAAGAAGAAGGGCATTCTGGAGGTAAggggaacacagacacacacgcacacctgcGTCTGCATATCTTCTGTGTCTAAACAGCACTCCTCTGTCAACAGATTGAGGCGGCCCAGTTCTCCGGCAGCAGCATCATGTGTGGTTTCCTGCAGCACTGTGAGAAGAACAAGCCCTGGGGGAAGGTGTGGTGTGTCATCCCAGAGAAGGAGGCATTGGTGCTCTACCTCTATGGAGCTCCACAGGTCAGCCACGTCATCTGGATACTGTCAATCACAACAACATGCTCTACCACTGTGAAACACATGGTGTTATGAATGGTTCCAGGAGTTTTTCCCTCACTCTTTGATCTGTCTagggaaaactcctggccctagttaTGATATAAATTATCTCTCATGGCCTACcgttccatctcctcccctctctcaggATGTGAAGGCCCAGTCTACTATCCCTCTGCTGGGCTACTCTGTGGAGGACAGCCCCCGGCCTGCCGACCCTCCAGCCAGCTTCCGTCTGTCCCAGTCAAAGTCTGTCCACAGCTTCGTGGCCGAGGGCGAAGAGCTGAAACAGCGCTGGCTCAAGGTGATCCGGGTGGCTGTGACTGGGGAGGTGCCCGAGTCCCAGACGCCCAACGATGCCAACGCCACGGACGCCCAAGAGACAAGCTCAGACAGTACCTAATTGTGTGGTGTGGCATTTAACAGCTGAGGGCCGCCAGAGACGTATGTGcatttatgcacacacacacactccaatgcTACCTTCATGGACACACACAAGAACAATGTGCAAACTCAGTGCTGGATAAGCTGCCTTTCCTTGCCAatccccacctctcctcccaaGAGTGGATTCTACCAATCTTAAGCAAGGGTTTGGCTTGGCTCTACCACTAGAGCTGTGCTGGAATGGGAAGAACACAATCCAGTCCAATCATCACTTGAGCGGAGCAGGAGGGAGAAGACCTCAGGACGGTCTCTACCTCCCCCAGAAAGACAGGCACTGTTCAGGGCAACCTGCCTGGGGTATCTTGCACCCTGAGGACCCCAAGGTCCTTAGCCCAAAGATAGTAAATAAGATAGTTTACTCAGGCCGTTTAAAGTTTTCTGTCTGTGTAAGTGGGCATTTCCTCTCTCGCATGAGCATGCTTTTCCCTGCGTGAGCTCACGGTTCCTCCATAATATCTGGCATGCTCACGCGAGAGATGGAACAGCTGGCTCTGGTCTACTTATTGTCCCCTCCCGCTCGCCCCATCCCGACCAGAATAAATGAGCCAGTGAGATGTCTCGCCCTGGGGCACCCCCTCCACGAAGCAGGGACAATAAGTAGACCAGAGTGGCCCCACCCCGATCACAAAAAATGAGGGAGTGGTGTCTTGCTTTCGCTACTGTCTCTGCTCAGCCCTCACTGGGGATGCCTGCAGGCCCAACAGACCTCCTCCAGCTTCATAGACGTGGGTCTGCTGATGTGAATCAAGAGGGACTGATTAGAACTACACTGTCTACTATGAATTAGCCCTGTGCACCTGTATATAGTGTTACTCCATTTTCCATGACAGGAAAAATGTCATTTTTATGTACAGAGAACCAATGCTCTCCATATGTTTTGATATCAGAGATGTTGACCCTGTAAAATGCGTACTTCAAAGTTTGAGCAGTGTTTATGATTGAAAAACCTAACATACAGGGTCCTTTCCTAGGATAGTATCATTGGGAAAGTTATCAGTCCTCACTTTTCCAATGATGTAGTTACACATCACAGTAGCCAAGAGCCATGTTCTACTGGCAAGAATATAATCCATCTAACAGAGTTCCTCTAGTACCTGGGTCAAAGTCCCAGAAAGACTTAAGCTATTAGTCAGAATAGCAATCGAGAGGATCACTCTATACTTTTCAATTGTCGTAACCCCATAAACTAACGGAAATTATGCAGAAGTACTCACACATCCAGAAAGAACAGGCTTCAATCCAAACATGCTGAGGGATAGCCTTTCCAGCCAGGCAATGCATTATGGATACTCTGCTGCACTTGTCCCAAGCTGGATCAACCTTCGTCACCTTGGAATCTAGGAGAATCCACAACCTCCTCCAAGTCAGTGACCTCTAAAGCAACCACATCCTGATCAGAGTAATGTGTAGAAAAGTGTCAAACTTTACTACTGCTGTGATTGACAATGTATGTCTGTGACTAGAGCCGTTCTACTCTAATCCTGTAGGCCTATAGTATgaatgaagacacacacacacactgccatagGGCAGCATTGAGGATGATGAGAATGAATGGTTGTACAGCTTTAATTACCTAGCCCCACAGCCCCCTTGTAGACATGTATAGATTGATCTTATCTGAATATAtgatatacatacagtgcatttatatacagtggggtttTCTTTGTAGCTGACCAATAGGGATGATGTAGACTACTAAGGACCCAGATCCTGTGTCTTACATGGGGACATCATCCCACAAAGCGGCACAATCAGAGGTAAACACGATGACCAGTTGGGGAAAGAAATGTAAATGGTTATTTTTTTAATACTGTAATTAATTGTATTATTTAAAAAGTAATTCATAGAATATGCGCATGATGATTTAAGAAAAGTAGCACAAAAAAAGTTATCCCTCAAATTGCCATGTGTTCTGTCTCATTCAGCCGAGCTATGTCAACTAACAGATTCACTAAGGTATTGTCCCTCAATGAATACCGTAGTTGTCCCTCATTCTCAAGTTGAGTGACTAATCTATCCTATGACTGCAGAATTCATTGTGTTGAATTGAATAGGGTAATGTGCCTATAACCTGTGTTCATACATGTTCTACTGTTCCTCTCCCCTATTCAATGCACCTCTCCAATATACATTCTCTCAGTACTCATACATACAATGCAGAAGAGCACAACAATCCTGTCTTAAGATCTGAATGTAAAATCTGATTTTGTACGTATGTTCACTCTCCCAATCCCACTCCTCCCTTCCCAAGGTTTGAGAATCTACGCACTTTACCATCTTATATAAAGTGTAGCTTGTAAGAAATAAAGCAAGATTAAATATTATGGAAGTGTGTCACTGGTTGCTTTGTGAAGATGATCCTACCTTCATTATGACTTGTTGACCTTTGCAGTTTTGGTTCCCTTTCCTACTTTCTCGGATCATAAGTCACTCAAATGAGTCCCGTTACAAAAGAGGAAACAAATCATTGGTAAATTATTACATTTTAGAAAATTATTTTTATTTCGCAATAGAAAAAAACACAAATCCATAACACCAAAAGCGATGATCAAGCCAAAAACTTtcattttttaaacaagtaaCATTTCATGAGTGTGTTTCTGTAAAGGTCTGTTGTATGTATGGGCCGTTGAATGTTTCAGCTCTTTGGCTGGCGGAGCAGGCCACGGATCCTGCGTACCAGGGC from Coregonus clupeaformis isolate EN_2021a chromosome 11, ASM2061545v1, whole genome shotgun sequence includes the following:
- the fgd4a gene encoding FYVE, RhoGEF and PH domain-containing protein 4a isoform X5, with product MEEGRGAMMVKSREKPSKVLDLINHFEENSQSETTKEGSPLNQLSKSPLCSPAHRGYQSQSESKQQDNNSVDSGSVPGTPRDAHEQAANGVLAQMDRARDRESQSPLRKDTALVNGDMGEGSTEQSGHHSPPPHTKTHTGEDSGPTGEDPQHEQRKEEDIEEQNVPETNEQKLYKIANELLKTERAYVTRLKLLDQVFCAKLMEEALKGTFPVDVVKNIFSNISSINTFHNQFLLPDLEKRMGEWESTPRLGDILQNLTPFLKMYAEYVKNFDKAMELLKQWTDRSPQFKAIIQDIQSQEACGSLTLQHHMLEPVQRVPRYEMLLKDYLKKLPQDDPDRRDAEKSLDIIAMAATHSNSAIRKSENLKKLLEIYEMLGEEEDIVNAANEFIKEGHILKLAARNTSAMERYLFLFNNMLLYCVPKFSLGGPKYTVRTRIGIEGMKVLETINEDYPHTFQVSGKERTLELQASSEQDKDNWIKAFQETIEIFHQKNETFKSASKDVEEVSTAELGKRAPRWIRDNEVTMCMKCKEPFNALTRRRHHCRACGYVVCWKCSDNKVALEYDSNKINKVCKDCYSILTGEEKAEGKKKGILEIEAAQFSGSSIMCGFLQHCEKNKPWGKVWCVIPEKEALVLYLYGAPQDVKAQSTIPLLGYSVEDSPRPADPPASFRLSQSKSVHSFVAEGEELKQRWLKVIRVAVTGEVPESQTPNDANATDAQETSSDST
- the fgd4a gene encoding FYVE, RhoGEF and PH domain-containing protein 4a isoform X3; its protein translation is MERQCTTDRQEKTQPHWRGAYSEKKGKPSCFQSKNTDEEACVGVKIEHTKALSSSPRSARVSRTGLCRKSPSEKSRGGVNGRGSDSRPSLQPKPQVPPKPAHLQSPVTKSAAPPLGCVERALLRATMEEGRGAMMVKSREKPSKVLDLINHFEENSQSETTKEGSPLNQLSKSPLCSPAHRGYQSQSESKQQDNNSVDSGSVPGTPRDAHEQAANGVLAQMDRARDRESQSPLRKDTALVNGDMGEGSTEQSGHHSPPPHTKTHTGEDSGPTGEDPQHEQRKEEDIEEQNVPETNEQKLYKIANELLKTERAYVTRLKLLDQVFCAKLMEEALKGTFPVDVVKNIFSNISSINTFHNQFLLPDLEKRMGEWESTPRLGDILQNLTPFLKMYAEYVKNFDKAMELLKQWTDRSPQFKAIIQDIQSQEACGSLTLQHHMLEPVQRVPRYEMLLKDYLKKLPQDDPDRRDAEKSLDIIAMAATHSNSAIRKSENLKKLLEIYEMLGEEEDIVNAANEFIKEGHILKLAARNTSAMERYLFLFNNMLLYCVPKFSLGGPKYTVRTRIGIEGMKVLETINEDYPHTFQVSGKERTLELQASSEQDKDNWIKAFQETIEIFHQKNETFKSASKDVEEVSTAELGKRAPRWIRDNEVTMCMKCKEPFNALTRRRHHCRACGYVVCWKCSDNKVALEYDSNKINKVCKDCYSILTGEEKAEGKKKGILEIEAAQFSGSSIMCGFLQHCEKNKPWGKVWCVIPEKEALVLYLYGAPQDVKAQSTIPLLGYSVEDSPRPADPPASFRLSQSKSVHSFVAEGEELKQRWLKVIRVAVTGEVPESQTPNDANATDAQETSSDST
- the fgd4a gene encoding FYVE, RhoGEF and PH domain-containing protein 4a isoform X1, yielding MEGRRVGRKESSPRFSAELSHLALSCSACLPGRIACFCQTFPTTPLGGLSCLVCPVRISYCSVEEALALSSSPRSARVSRTGLCRKSPSEKSRGGVNGRGSDSRPSLQPKPQVPPKPAHLQSPVTKSAAPPLGCVERALLRATMEEGRGAMMVKSREKPSKVLDLINHFEENSQSETTKEGSPLNQLSKSPLCSPAHRGYQSQSESKQQDNNSVDSGSVPGTPRDAHEQAANGVLAQMDRARDRESQSPLRKDTALVNGDMGEGSTEQSGHHSPPPHTKTHTGEDSGPTGEDPQHEQRKEEDIEEQNVPETNEQKLYKIANELLKTERAYVTRLKLLDQVFCAKLMEEALKGTFPVDVVKNIFSNISSINTFHNQFLLPDLEKRMGEWESTPRLGDILQNLTPFLKMYAEYVKNFDKAMELLKQWTDRSPQFKAIIQDIQSQEACGSLTLQHHMLEPVQRVPRYEMLLKDYLKKLPQDDPDRRDAEKSLDIIAMAATHSNSAIRKSENLKKLLEIYEMLGEEEDIVNAANEFIKEGHILKLAARNTSAMERYLFLFNNMLLYCVPKFSLGGPKYTVRTRIGIEGMKVLETINEDYPHTFQVSGKERTLELQASSEQDKDNWIKAFQETIEIFHQKNETFKSASKDVEEVSTAELGKRAPRWIRDNEVTMCMKCKEPFNALTRRRHHCRACGYVVCWKCSDNKVALEYDSNKINKVCKDCYSILTGEEKAEGKKKGILEIEAAQFSGSSIMCGFLQHCEKNKPWGKVWCVIPEKEALVLYLYGAPQDVKAQSTIPLLGYSVEDSPRPADPPASFRLSQSKSVHSFVAEGEELKQRWLKVIRVAVTGEVPESQTPNDANATDAQETSSDST
- the fgd4a gene encoding FYVE, RhoGEF and PH domain-containing protein 4a isoform X4; translated protein: MLKMNRRRKYWFWRRKEKKGKPSCFQSKNTDEEACVGVKIEHTKALSSSPRSARVSRTGLCRKSPSEKSRGGVNGRGSDSRPSLQPKPQVPPKPAHLQSPVTKSAAPPLGCVERALLRATMEEGRGAMMVKSREKPSKVLDLINHFEENSQSETTKEGSPLNQLSKSPLCSPAHRGYQSQSESKQQDNNSVDSGSVPGTPRDAHEQAANGVLAQMDRARDRESQSPLRKDTALVNGDMGEGSTEQSGHHSPPPHTKTHTGEDSGPTGEDPQHEQRKEEDIEEQNVPETNEQKLYKIANELLKTERAYVTRLKLLDQVFCAKLMEEALKGTFPVDVVKNIFSNISSINTFHNQFLLPDLEKRMGEWESTPRLGDILQNLTPFLKMYAEYVKNFDKAMELLKQWTDRSPQFKAIIQDIQSQEACGSLTLQHHMLEPVQRVPRYEMLLKDYLKKLPQDDPDRRDAEKSLDIIAMAATHSNSAIRKSENLKKLLEIYEMLGEEEDIVNAANEFIKEGHILKLAARNTSAMERYLFLFNNMLLYCVPKFSLGGPKYTVRTRIGIEGMKVLETINEDYPHTFQVSGKERTLELQASSEQDKDNWIKAFQETIEIFHQKNETFKSASKDVEEVSTAELGKRAPRWIRDNEVTMCMKCKEPFNALTRRRHHCRACGYVVCWKCSDNKVALEYDSNKINKVCKDCYSILTGEEKAEGKKKGILEIEAAQFSGSSIMCGFLQHCEKNKPWGKVWCVIPEKEALVLYLYGAPQDVKAQSTIPLLGYSVEDSPRPADPPASFRLSQSKSVHSFVAEGEELKQRWLKVIRVAVTGEVPESQTPNDANATDAQETSSDST